In Lepidochelys kempii isolate rLepKem1 chromosome 8, rLepKem1.hap2, whole genome shotgun sequence, a single genomic region encodes these proteins:
- the SOWAHA gene encoding LOW QUALITY PROTEIN: ankyrin repeat domain-containing protein SOWAHA (The sequence of the model RefSeq protein was modified relative to this genomic sequence to represent the inferred CDS: inserted 1 base in 1 codon; deleted 1 base in 1 codon), producing the protein MGAFNHTPSRSGGRGSQGSLRSGCGFAQAPQGATHTVRRALLMLRPNPSAAKRSPGAGGWGPRQALRLVASAARLEQRAGPALPPAGASAPRGRHRGRRGPCLGSRRGHTQVRLAYKSQTPPLAVPSPPXGRARLPPQRGATAERSRAPSPVRGMAEPEPEPSRAALLGFLREHGGQVRSAELRGRFKPLLEAGEPGERAARRERFTALVNSVAVVKELDGVKFVVLRKKLRAQAGGEPGEGAQPPEAPPEGAGQSGAGGQGPPPAAAESPSLKPVSELRGLFQSQDGETPGAPPGMPGAPRRGAPQKPCMLPVRCPQPAVGAEELPRQQEQPGHRARLQVGTLLDLPEPASPRSPHMKRRQVDEAGARSPHLRRVSKTQKVSEETGCIAAVPLESLEHEWLVKATAGQWSQRLHGLLLSDANLAGKRDFMSGFTALHWAAKSGNCDMVGKVIEVAKKGGTEIDVNAKSYGGYTPLHIAAIHGQEEVITTLVKTYRVKVHLRDYSGKKPHHYLKEGSSYAVRHLLGDPDLHNSVGHAFPIKKNPKIGASILSSTSTFLGVLSEDMSFYDLSRGLKKTSSLNKLLNASAGSRKKPKTRGTFPSYSSLVEAVEEEQEEEATVKHRPVSELFFSH; encoded by the exons ATGGGCGCATTTAACCATACGCCGAGCAGATCCGGGGGCAGGGGCTCCCAGGGGAGTCTCCGCTCAGGATGCGGGTTTGCACAAGCCCCGCAAGGTGCCACCCACACGGTGCGACGCGCTCTGCTCATGCTGCGGCCAAACCCTTCCGCTGCCAAGcgcagccct ggggctgggggctggggaccGCGCCAAGCCCTGCGGCTGGTGGCCTCTGCTGCGCGGCTTGAACAGCGGGCAGGACCCGCCCTCCCGCCGGCCGGAGCCAGCGCGCCCCGGGGCAGGCACAGGGGGCGCCGCGGGCCCTGCCTGGGAAGCCGCAGGGGTCACACTCAGGTGCGTCTCGCCTACAAATCCCAGACACCTCCGCTCGCGGTCCCTTCGCCAC CCGGCCGGGCTCGGCTCCCACCCCAGCGGGGAGCGACTGCCGAGCGGAGCCGCGCTCCCAGCCCGGTGCGGGGCATGGccgagccggagccggagccgagCCGGGCGGCCCTGCTGGGCTTCCTGCGGGAGCATGGCGGGCAGGTGCGGAGCGCGGAGCTGCGGGGCCGCTTCAAGCCGCTGCTGGAGGCCGGCGAGCCCGGGGAGCGAGCCGCCCGCCGCGAGCGCTTCACGGCGCTGGTGAACAGCGTGGCCGTGGTGAAGGAGCTGGACGGGGTCAAGTTCGTGGTGCTGCGGAAGAAGCTCcgagcccaggctgggggggagCCGGGCGAGGGAGCGCAGCCCCCCGAGGCGCCTCCGGAGGGCGCCGGGCAGAGCGGGGCAGGCGGGCAGGGGCCGCCCCCTGCAGCCGCCGAGAGCCCGTCCCTGAAGCCTGTGTCCGAGCTGAGGGGGCTGTTCCAGAGCCAGGACGGGGAGACGCCTGGGGCCCCCCCGGGGATGCCCGGGGCCCCCAGGAGAGGGGCCCCCCAGAAGCCCTGCATGTTGCCAGTGCGCTGCCCGCAGCCGGCCGTAGGGGCTGAGGAGCTGccaaggcagcaggagcagcctGGGCACAGAGCCAGGCTGCAGGTGGGGACCCTGCTGGACCTCCCTGAGCCCGCCTCTCCCAGATCCCCGCACATGAAGAGGAGGCAAGTGGATGAGGCGGGTGCCAGGTCGCCTCACCTGCGAAGGGTGTCAAAGACTCAGAAGGTGAGTGAAGAAACTGGGTGCATTGCTGCCGTTCCCCTGGAGTCTCTGGAGCATGAATGGCTGGTGAAAGCCACCGCCGGCCAGTGGTCCCAGCGGCTTCATGGCCTCTTGCTGAGCGATGCCAATCTAGCAGGGAAAAGGGACTTCATGTCTGGGTTTACAGCTCTGCACTGGGCAGCTAAGAGTGGGAACTGTGACATGGTGGGGAAGGTCATTGAGGTGGCCAAGAAAGGTGGCACTGAAATTGATGTGAATGCCAAGTCCTATGGAGGTTACACGCCCCTCCACATCGCTGCCATACATGGCCAAGAAGAAGTCATTACCACATTGGTCAAGACATACCGTGTCAAGGTTCATCTGAGAGACTACAGTGGGAAAAAGCCACACCACTACTTAAAGGAAGGGTCCTCTTACGCAGTCAGGCATCTGCTGGGTGATCCTGACCTTCACAACAGTGTTGGACATGCCTTTCCAATCAAGAAAAATCCAAAAATTGGTGCCTCCATCTTGAGCTCCACCAGCACCTTCCTTGGAGTCTTATCTGAGGACATGTCCTTCTATGATCTAAGCAGGGGTCTGAAGAAGACTTCTTCCTTAAATAAGCTCCTTAATGCATCTGCAGGCTCAAGGAAGAAGCCTAAGACTAGGGGGACTTTCCCGTCTTATTCTTCTCTTGTCGAAGCCGTGGaggaagagcaggaggaggaggccaCAGTGAAACACAGACCAGTTTCTGAGCTGTTCTTCAGTCACTAG